The sequence below is a genomic window from Rhizobium gallicum bv. gallicum R602sp.
ACCGGCACGACCAGCGTGCGCGAATTTCTCATCCGCTTCTCGCGCTTCGGCCTCATCGAAAAGCGGCCGAACAGCCACTGGATCCTGAAAGGCTTCACCCGCGAATTTGCACTGGAACTCGCGGACGTCCGCGAAATGTTCGAGCTCCATTCGGCCACCGAATTCGGCAAGCTGCCGCCCGAAAGCGAAGCCTGGGCGGCGCTGGCCGAAATCAAGGCCGAGCATCATGCGATGCTCAACGATTTCGATGCGCGCTACAAGGAATTCTCAGCTCTTGACGAGCGCTTCCATCTCCTGATCCACGGCGCCGCGAAAAACCGGTTTATCGCGGACTTCTACGATGCGATCGCGATCATCTTCCACTATCACTACCAATGGAACAAGGCGTTCGCCCGCCAGCGCAACGGACGCGCCATTCACGAACATCTCGACTATATCGCGGCACTGGAATCGCGCGATCAGGCGGCAATCGACTTCTCGTGCCGCCTGCACCTGCGTTCTGCACGCCAGACCCTTCTTCAGTCGCTGCCGCAGAATCCTGCCGAGCCGCCTCCAGCTTAGG
It includes:
- a CDS encoding GntR family transcriptional regulator; translated protein: MARQNTVFKEAYNRYAAALRPDAALPSEPEIAAQLGISRSTARAILTRLNDEGIIRWNKRQKIVLRVPTENDLFPSEETDSLHDIIERSFMQRILSDDAAPGMQINELELAREIGTGTTSVREFLIRFSRFGLIEKRPNSHWILKGFTREFALELADVREMFELHSATEFGKLPPESEAWAALAEIKAEHHAMLNDFDARYKEFSALDERFHLLIHGAAKNRFIADFYDAIAIIFHYHYQWNKAFARQRNGRAIHEHLDYIAALESRDQAAIDFSCRLHLRSARQTLLQSLPQNPAEPPPA